In Musa acuminata AAA Group cultivar baxijiao chromosome BXJ2-8, Cavendish_Baxijiao_AAA, whole genome shotgun sequence, one genomic interval encodes:
- the LOC135618766 gene encoding flavonoid 3',5'-hydroxylase 1-like has protein sequence MQIDPFIAATAALCLVIHHLLRRFLHRSPSRLPLPPGPRGYPVLGALPLVGLQAHTGLARLAQRYGPIMYLKMGSCGCVVASDAGAARAFLKAHDAQFANRPNVISAMDVTYHRQNMVFADYGPKWKLLRKLCSLHLLGGKALADWAPVRRAEFCHMVRSMHRAAAEGRPVVLPEVLVCALANIIGQIVVSKRVFDVQGIESNEYKDMIVELLTGGGLFNIGDFVPAIAWMDLQRVQAKMRRVHVRFDAMVTKLLEEHDATKEERRGRPDFIDTIMANREGEDGETITDVNVKAIIFDLFTAGTDTSAVIVEWALAEMLKNPSILRRLQSEIDYVVGRGRMVQESDLPKLPYLHAVCKEALRLHPSTPLGLPHFSFEECEVNGYYIPGNTRLLVNIWAIGRDPAAWDDPLAFDPDRFVSGKAAKIDPQGNDFELIPFGAGRRICAGKLVGMVFVQYMLATLVHSFDWKLPEGEELDMEEKFGLALPKAVPVKALLSPRLAPEAYI, from the exons ATGCAAATCGACCCCTTCATCGCGGCAACCGCCGCGCTCTGCCTCGTCatccaccacctcctccgccgCTTCCTTCACAGGTCGCCCTCGCGCCTCCCCCTCCCGCCCGGCCCCCGAGGCTACCCTGTCCTCGGCGCTTTGCCCCTCGTCGGCCTCCAGGCGCACACCGGCCTCGCCCGCCTGGCCCAGCGCTACGGCCCCATTATGTACCTCAAGATGGGAAGCTGCGGCTGCGTCGTGGCATCTGACGCCGGCGCTGCCCGCGCCTTCCTCAAGGCCCACGACGCGCAGTTCGCCAACCGCCCGAACGTCATCAGCGCCATGGACGTCACCTATCACCGCCAGAACATGGTGTTCGCCGACTACGGCCCCAAGTGGAAGCTCCTCCGCAAGCTCTGCAGCCTCCACCTCCTGGGCGGCAAGGCGCTGGCCGACTGGGCCCCGGTGCGCCGCGCCGAGTTCTGCCACATGGTCCGGTCCATGCACCGAGCGGCCGCGGAGGGCCGCCCGGTGGTGCTGCCGGAGGTGCTGGTGTGCGCCCTGGCCAACATCATTGGCCAGATAGTGGTGAGCAAGCGGGTGTTCGACGTCCAGGGCATCGAGTCGAACGAGTACAAGGACATGATCGTGGAGCTGCTGACTGGGGGCGGGCTGTTCAACATCGGCGACTTCGTGCCGGCTATCGCGTGGATGGACCTGCAGCGGGTACAGGCGAAGATGCGGAGGGTGCATGTTCGGTTCGACGCCATGGTGACGAAGCTGTTGGAGGAGCACGATGCCACCAAGGAGGAGCGCAGAGGGAGGCCGGACTTCATCGACACTATCATGGCCAACAGGGAGGGAGAGGACGGCGAGACCATCACGGACGTCAACGTCAAGGCTATCATTTTT GACCTGTTCACAGCCGGCACCGACACGTCGGCGGTCATCGTGGAGTGGGCGCTGGCGGAGATGCTGAAGAACCCGAGCATCCTCCGCCGCCTGCAATCCGAGATCGACTACGTGGTGGGCCGAGGCCGCATGGTCCAGGAATCCGACCTGCCCAAGCTCCCCTACCTGCACGCGGTGTGCAAGGAAGCGCTGCGCCTGCACCCGTCCACACCTCTCGGCCTCCCCCACTTCTCCTTCGAGGAGTGCGAGGTGAACGGCTACTACATCCCCGGCAACACCCGCCTCCTCGTCAACATCTGGGCCATCGGGCGCGACCCCGCCGCGTGGGACGACCCCCTCGCGTTCGACCCCGACCGCTTCGTCTCCGGCAAGGCGGCCAAGATCGACCCGCAGGGCAACGACTTCGAGCTGATACCGTTCGGGGCCGGGCGGCGGATCTGCGCGGGGAAGCTCGTGGGCATGGTGTTCGTGCAGTACATGCTGGCGACGTTGGTGCACTCGTTCGACTGGAAGCTGCCGGAGGGGGAGGAGCTC